The window CAAAATTCTTCCTCCACCTTATCAAGTTCCCAATTTCGTAATTTACTGTACCTGATTCCTCAGCCCCAAGATGTACAGAAGGTAGTTTTCGGGGGACAAATTCCTTTTTATCTCCATGTTTAACAGCTGCCTTTTGCAGATCTAACTGTACTGCCATCAGTCTTGGCTGCTGATACCCAACAGCGGCCAAGTCTTGCAACCATGCAGCTGTAAGTTTGACGTCATTCTCGCTCCAAAACCCTTCTAGTGCCATTGAATGGCTCAATTCTAAGATTTTCTCAAACAACCTTTGTTTTTCAGATTTCCAAGAAACTAAAAATCTGATTAAGCGACCCACATTTACATGCAAATCTTTTTCGTCTGAAAATGGATATGCTTCAATATTGTCATCCCTGTGTAGAGTAGGAGGATACATCACAACAAAGCTGCCAATCTCCCATAACAACCGTTGTGCCCAATAACCTCTTAAGACATCAGAAGCCATGGTGCTGACTGACACTGGGAGCATCAACGACCAAAACGCATTATAGTGAAACAATGTGTTGAATGAATTGATAGGAACCATTAGGCCTTGAGGCAATGCCACTTTCGGGGCATGTTCATCAAATATAATATCAAATGCTTCTGACCCAGTCTTTCTTGTAGAATAAAAAACTGAATCAACATCAGGTAGCCCATTTGATATTCCATGTTGTATGTATTGCCTTCCTCCCGACACTTCAGTATAGAACTCTTCATGATTTACAAAACCAACACTTTCCAGTGGCAATCCTCGAGGCCAAACTGACCTTTGCCCAAAATGTATATAAGGATTGACAACAGTCTTATTCTCAATCTCAAGACTATACTGCAAAATCCTTTGCTTCTTAGCAGTGGCACCATCCAATTCCAAATCAAAATGCTTCCCAAGATCCCCACCAATCACTTCCCCACGATCATCAGCATCAAATATTCTCTTTGCACCATGTTGGATTGCAAAAAGATACCCCACGCTCTTCCTCACATACGAATCATAAGGAAGGAAATCCACCACTCTAAACCCCAAACTTGCTTGTTGCTCCagagaaaaaaaaattgcacCTTTCAAGCTCCAATCTTTTGGGGTTCTTGAATTGCCTATTGCAAGAACTTGCCAACCCTTTAACCTAACAAGACTTTGGAGTGAACTGGAGGGGTAATTTGATACAGATACAACAATCCATTGCTCTGAGCGAAACGACGAAAACGGAGAGGACTTATCTAAAATTGGCTTTACTGAATCAAGATCAAGTTTTGGTAACTCTGGTTTTTTAATTTGGCTTTGGTGAGAATTCTGGAAGCATAGGAGTGAGGAGGGTACACTGGAAGTACGAAAATAAAAAAGGGCTGCCACACTAAGAGTCAATAATGAAATAACAGTGAGTTTCACAGAGTTCTCAGATACCCATGTGGAAAAGTCAAGATTTTTAGTCTCAGAATAATGTGCAGCTTTGTGTTTCAAGAAATGGGGTTTTGAAGGTTTAGGAGATGAATGATCTTGATTAACCATCATTAAATCAAAGAATTACCTCAAAATTACAGAATATAAACTAATTTCTGAAATGGGTATTAGCTTTAAAGCTCATTGATGCAACACCCTCTTCTTCAAatcaaataagaagaaaatttaCAAGATTTACACAGATTACTAACTTGAACTGATGTAATTGCTATACTTTATAtggataaaattaaaaagtatatTCTGATCTGAGACTGTGAGTCTCACCTTTGGCAGTGGAAGGGGCTCTTGAACTTGAATCACAGCTTCACTCAGTCAGTCAACAGGGAATACATACATCCAGAAACACACACTGAGTCTCTCTTTAATCGCCGACAATTTTGTTTGTTAACATTTCATATTCAGAATTCAATGAAATCACGCGCGCGTGAGATTCACAGCCTTGgcttgttttcttgttattagcTCGCCTCGTATCAATCATTGGTGAATTTATACAATATATATTGCAACATACCGTaagaattaaaattttattaatgaaACTGATTTTAAAAGTAGAGATAGTgttgtttattattattactataaaTAAAAGTAGGTTTCCAAATACTTCTTGTATAATAGAATAAACAAATTTGCCTTTGAAGTTAGTGAATGTAATTTAAGGAACAATTTAAATGAAACATGAGAGTTATTTTGGAACAAAAAGTGTTTTTAGTTGGAGTGGTAAATAACAATTTAGTATAGTACTTAATTTATGAACCTTCCACAAATTCTAATGATTCAAGGTCGAATAAATAATTTGAACAGTCTCAACAGTCTTGATAGGATGAAGATATTGATCAAGTTGTTTAAATACTAAACCAATTAATCTCACCTACTCCGTGTTATTGAGAAAGTCACCTAATTGTAAGACAACTTCTTTTGAAGTAACGAGATAAGCGAGTTCTAGATAGTTTTGACACTTACAAAATTTTGTGAAGATTCACTTAATACATGATATCGCTTGATCGAAGTAGAGTCTAGTAAACCAATTtcaaacaataaaatttaaaaataaaacaataatttTCAAGAAAAGAACCTCTATTTGAATTTAAGGTGAATATGTGACTTATTATACTAATGGATGATTTTGCTTGTTTCTTAATATGCTTGTATCTAAAGAAAAGATAGCACTTTCTTTAGCATTTGTAATGTGAAGTTGATAGATCTATCGTGGAAGCCATTGGCCAACCTAAATTCATCTAACCCTTTAATGGAATTATTAAGTACTCATTATAATGTAAAatgttttttcaaattaaaaaaaaatcagtaCATATCAGCACTAAAATATGCCATATATAGTAATACTAGAAGGTGAGGCACTAATATTTGCCTGTTAGTTGAAGCAAGTCACGTTAAAAATAAATTCAGATACTTGGAGAGGAAATTGACTTGTATTAAAAATGAGACGTAGAGGAAATTGAGTAAAATATTACTCTTAGAGGAAAAAATTCAATTGTAGGAGTCAGAAACTCTTGAAGTAACTGCAACATGTTACTATATACAAGAAACACACATAACGAAGAAAACTGCGATCAGAGTAAGTAATTGAAGTGCTATATGTAGAAGAACATCGAAAGCTGAAAGTTGAAACTAAATTATGTGAGTCAGGATCATGTTATAGTGACAACGGAAAAAGGGTTTaagaaaagtttaaaaatacTCCTCATCTATCTGTTGGGCTAAAAATACCTCTCTATCCACTTTTTTGGTTCACTTATGCCCTTTGACCGTCACGTCAATgctgaattaaaaataataagtATTTAAATTTCACGTGGCAATTTCTTATTGGCCAAAATTAAAACATCTAACCTATTAGAAAGACCCACCCATATATCTACCGGTTTTTCATACTAACCCGACCCGAACAAAAAATTCAACTAAAAAAAAGAGGCTCCACTTCTATCAAACTCCATGGACAAAAGCTCCATGGAAGTTGCAGCGAACAGATTGACACAAATTTACTacgtgattttttttcttcttgttatgTCATCCagttcaattacacaaattgcattATATTCAAGATgagtttaatttaattattttcacatAACGGAAAGATCTCAAAGTGATTGCTCGGAGATATCATAAACCGTTGGACTACCCCTAGTTTTTCATCCCACATTATTGTCAAAAAAATCATTGGTTCATTCATGCTAGGCTTTTCTTGTTTGTTTAATGAGATTTTTGCATACCTATACACTATTGGAAATTTTATTAACAAAATTATCCATGTTTTGTTATTTATCCGACCTACACAAGTTTTgcttacaaaatatatacattccaccttaaaaagGTTCTTAATCCATTCTTTGTGCTTTCAATCAAGGGATTTAATTacactcttttccttttttctctacTCTCTCCCCTCTTCTATTTATATTTAGGGATTTAGAAAATCTAATCATGAGATCTAGTTTTTTTGTCCTTTATTGTGCATCATCACTTTCTCTATACGAATATTTGACTTTTGGTCGGTAATCACTTACGGAATAGtagtaattaactaattattcaTTAGAAATTGATGGTTTCCAGTTTGAGGACATATTTGTGTGTACCATCTGTTAATTAGCAATGTGCAGTTTGGCCAATTTCCATTCCCTTGCCCCATCTCTAGTTCTTTGCACAATGGTTCCATGTAATTATTAGAAACATACTCGATGGGGTAATAACTTGTCAAAATAAAATATTAGACTGCAAAATTCATTTCTATTTCTGCTGTAATTCAACGTAGAATTCTAAAGTGGGTTATTGTTACATTAGATCGTTTAAACACGATGAGCTACTGTTTTCTATCTTTAGCACAATGAATGACTGCTCAGTTGCTTCCTTTTTAGTTCTTTTTCGTTTTCTTTCACTTTAAATGAGTTGACTTCCTTTGCTTAACAgtccacttaaatacaatttttatacaaaatttatataatatgtttttgtatattttatatctgatttatacatagtaaaaataaatttcatacaactaattatatattatacaacttatttacaactttcgtACATTATTTCTACCTAGGGCTGTTCACCGACCCAAACCGAAAATCAAACTAAACCGATTAAGtaaactgattttttttatttggattgattttggttttaaattttaaaaactgataatatttggtttggttttggttctatTATAAAAAACCGAAAAATAAACCGAACCAAACTGattaatgatatacaaaaattaataattatttatatacaatataatatctttttctaaataattttaaatattttatgcaatttaattgttattttgaattttgatttatcCTACTTATATCTTAAAAGATTACCTAAGCCCAAAGCAATATGAATCGGccgattttcttttccttaagagACTTTAATTCTCTAACCCTCCGTATATACTTTTGTCTAAcaaaagagttaaaaaaaaatcCTACCATAAGAGTGAAGAAAGCAAACTCAAATTGCAGGACTACAGTGGCTAAAGCTTGAGAAAGCAAACTTTAAGTTTgtttttttgttcattcttttcatataaagaggtaaataaactttcagttccgaaagaaatatataaaaaagtaTAAATTTAGCAAATTATTTTCAGATTATTGTATAGTGTTGTTTCACTATTATCGACTTATTATTAGCTTACTAAGaaccgaaaaatcgaaccaaacaaATAACAACCAAACCGATGGTTTgtatttaatttggtttggttttggttttaaaattttaaaaaccgattaaattggtttggttttggtctTAATCAAAAATCGATCAAACTGAACCGTGAACACCCCTATTTCTACCCAGTtttatacaactacaatatcatactacttaaatacaatttttatacaaattttatacaatatgtcttttgtatattttatatatagtaaaaataaatttcatacaactaattaaatattatacaacttatctacaactttcatacattatttctacctagttatatacaactacaatatcatacaacttaaatataatttttatacaatatttttcaactttcatacaatatttcaattaaaaatatatatataaacaacataatataatttttctacaattttactacaactttactacaatttctgcaatataatgtatgtcatgtcttcttcttcttcttcttcgagtttcaatctgaaattcagccaaaatcaagtctaatcttcaccaaaacaccctcaaaattgagatataaactccaaacaatattcccaattgtttgcaacaacaccaaatccaaacaaataatggtttttgaaaacccaaattcgaattcaaagcttcaaagctttttaatggctgtcaatggtggaattgctgctctcttttcttttgctctacattactggaattagggattgagagatagataGAGAAgtagagagagagacagagagagtgCATGGGaaataattaattcctaataTAAAAGGATACTTATTTAATTCCTAAAgtgtatataatttataaatttgtGTATAAGaggtaattaaattgaaatttgagtagggaggataataaagtttcaaatagtgtatagatATGTAAAAATTCCGTGTTTAATTTGGTCATGAACCTTTATTCGATGATAATGCTATACATGAGATTAATCAAGAAAATAAACACATGTATCCATGGGTTAGATGGAAGTGGGgcgtcttttttttttatttgaacgtTTTATTCGGGTCATATTCGGGGTGGGTTAGTCCGAAAAAATGGGTAGATATGAATGGGTCTTTCTAATATGTTAGTAGATGTTTTAGTTCGACCAATAAGAAGTTGCCACGcggaatttaaataattattttttaaattcagcATTGACCTAATGGTCAAAGGGTATAAATGAACCAAAAAGGTAGATGGAGGGGTATTTTTAGACCTTTATCAATAATTCAAAGGCATTTTTGACCCTTCTCCGCGGTAAGAATGAAATCACAACTTTCAGCATCTCAATCGACAATATCAAAAGTTATATATATACTGATAAAACTAAGTTCCAAATAAGAAATAATCGATGAACAGAAGAAATGCGATTGAAAATCAACTGAACATAGTTATcttttgtattgaatatcattaGCACTGCACTTGTCACTCATGATACCTTTCTATGATTTTACTTCTAATAACAAATGTATGTATCTGCAATGAATTTCCTTCAGAATGAATTTCCTGGAGACTATCTAATATCCTTTTTAAGGAGAGGAATTGCATATGTGCAACCGTGGCAAGTTCCTTTGCTCCTTTAGTGCTTTCTCTCCATCACACTGTTGATGGAAAGGCCATGTACTGTCTTGTTGACGGATCCAACCAAACCGAGTTTATCGGAGCTTGGATGGCAAGGTCTGTCAGAGTAATTTTTATTCAGAGGTTCATTTAATCATAAGATAGCCTCTGGAAGTCCCAATTTGCTGTTACTAAGGAAGAGTTGTCGCGGAATATCACATTTGTGGAGGCTTGAGACAGTCTCAGCTTGTGTCAATGTCAAAGATCCGGTTAATGCTAGCAATGGTTCTAACAGAAAAGCTTGACTCTCATTCTTCCTTCCATCATCCTTTCTCATTTCTTCAAGTAAGGCATTGGTAGTGTCTATACCTGCTCAAGATAGTAAtgcaaagaaaggaaagaaaatcatgttTTTGTCCAATAGTTCATTGTCAAAGGAATTTATTTGAGTTGAACTAACCTGAAAGGTAACCTCCATGGACATAGCCACTAAATTTTTCACTTGTATGTTCTCCTGTGAAAAATATCCGCCCCACCGGTTCCTGACAAAAGAAAGAATGTCATTGCAACAAGAGCATAAATGAAGCGGTTTCTCAAAACATAGTTTCTTCTCATACCTATATTTATTTAGATTGGACACTGTAAATTACTATTGCTAactgagaaaagaagaagattgCTAACCTTAATATCATGGACGAGTTGATGATTTACATATATGGGGTAATTACTGTAGCTGCCACGCTGAAACCTATTATTCCACCAACGCGGGACTAATATGTCGGTGGCATCGGGGATGTCAGGCCCAAACATGTTTCTTAACACTTCCATTGCTTCTCTTAGTGTTTCTTGATCAGATTGAGATTCCACACGTTTCGACTCACCATTTGTCAAGGTTACCACCAGAATATTGGAGCCCGGGTAAGCATTTTCCATGTGCTGATAACATCAAAACAGATCAACAGCCAGCAAGGGTTAGTTTCTCAGCCCATAAGAATGACTGGATGATGCATTCAGCAGCAATACTAAATTACAGTGAATAAGTCCTCCATATAATAAAGCTAGTTGAAAAAAGcacaattgaaaaaaatataagcCTGAGTCCTCCAAAAGCACAAGAGTACTTCTGTATTCTCTCAATGCGATGTCATAAGATTCAAAATTTATATGTAGTGTATATGATATGTGGTGCAGAGGCCAAAATTCTGCTCAGATGAGTGCACAATTGTATAACCAAGAAAAATTCTTTATGTCAAAATCAATGGATGGAGACGGATCGAGCACTGCACTAATGCTCACATAAGTAAGTGGTAATCAGGAAAAATATAGTGCACGAGAAGGATAGACTTCATTGTTAAAGTCATCAAGAACTTAATGAGAATAGTAACTGGAATATATATAAACTCCAGGATAAGAAGAGCATAAGCCTAGCCTACTCGGCTAATCAGGGGGAAAAAAGGTAACTGATTCTAATCCTACAGATAGACACATTTAGATAATTTGAGCTACCCCATAAACTGCACGTCTTATGCCCGAGAATAGCAATTGTAGAACTGCAAAGCTAATGCAAACACACTGCATAGTAGAAATGCTGAAGGTGATGTACATCTGAATTCTGATTACCATGACATAATTGAATATTGTGATAGCTAGGTCAATTGCCAAGTAGTAGCGCAACGACCCAACCCAAATAGGGAAAAagagaatacaacaacaacaacaacaaacccaataaAATCCCACGCTATCATTAAGATGCATGTGACCCACACGTATGGAGGCCCAGGATTATTTGTTGTTAATAAAATGTTAGGAGTACCTAATATGGGCCACATCATCACAAGTAACGACAAAATTGTATATTATCTTAGCTAAAGTACAGTTCTTATCATCAGTTTCCTGCGTTAATCCATTCATTAGACAGACAAATTAGGGCTGTCACACATGGTTTTGTTTTATTAGTAAATACACATAGAATGAGCTTGACTTCCAGTTCCAGATTCCTAATGGTGATTAAATATATGGAAATAATAGATTAAACTTGGAGCAAAGTCAATGTACTATTGAGCCCCTAAGAATACTACTTTAAGGCAGTCATTTTGTAGCAAAGGAACAGTCAGTATCTTTGAATAAAATTATATATCTCTTTGAATAGAGAAGAGAACATGAAAAAGAAATCCTCTTATCCCTGAATGTGACAGGACTTGCAGAAAAAACAAGATGAGGAAATAGTCCAGATGCAAGTAATGAACCAAAAGAATACAGTAATGTGTACTAGAGTTAGAGATATGGCAACATGTATTATAAAGACATAACATTTGACAATAAATTGTGCAGACCTGCCAGAAAGTGTAGTAGCCTCTTCGCTCGTGGGCGTAGATGAAGAACTCCTTCTCAGGTTCACAAGGCCAAAACTTATAAGGGAATTTGAGAAAGATCTTTGTATAAACCATCACATCCAAGTTTCTGATGGCTTCCATCTTCCATCTCTGTTTCAATTAATAcagataagagcttaattttaaAAAGCAGAAGAAAACTACGGTACTAAAGGTGAAGCTGATATCAGATGTATGTGTAATGGACGTaaaaaagataaagaactacGTATCATTTTCATTAATAATTTGAtcacaaaacaaataaaatttcgCTACACTTTGCTTGTACAGTGTATCAATTAACCTTGTTaaatcaatcaaaataaaagGTACAGCAGCCAATCACCTCAAAAGCTACaacttatttatttttattagctACAAAATTATGCTAATAGCCATTTCTAATAACTGATGATAAGCAACTTCACTATCTGCAATTCTTTAATATATTGGTGGTTTTACTCcaatatattaaaataaagtaGTTGAGTGTTCATGATAGTTTAGGAGATTAATACTCCTTTATAAGACTAGTCTAAATTTGACAGCACACAAGTCACTAATCTTAATTTAAGCTCTCCTTTCTTAGATGCTAATTTGCAGATCCATTGAAGTTGTTCTTAAATCAATATAACATTCATATGCAGAAGATAAGGTTGTACTGTCTGCATCCAAGACATAAACTACCAAATGTAGAAAACTGTCCAATTTAACTTTTTAGCATTGAAACCACGTCAAGGCCAACAAGAAAACAAGCTGTATATCAACTGCAAATTCAGTCCAGTAGTCCACACTTGGCATATAACCACTTAAATCATGAATCTGAAAGATCGGTATCAGTGGAGACCATTTCAAATAACCAAGTCCAGAAATTAATGTTGGGTAGCTCAATGTCTAGAAATGCTGACCTCTTCAACATTGTTGGTATTTAATATACTACAGGGTCAGAATTTGCAGGTCACCAACTTTAGGTAGTCTAACCGGGAACAGGGGACCCATATTATATCCTAGCCATAGCCTCAAGCTATCACATTATTGGACTGTAATAAGTGCGATGCACTTTTTGTGAGCATCAAAGGCTCAAGATCTCAACAATCCATCCATGTGCACGTGAAGCAAATATCTATCATTTCTTACACCTTGTAATCTTAGGCATTAAATTATAGGGGGTGGACATAGAGGTAGATCTAGGATACCAATTTGACGCCTTCGACCTTTAAGGCTCTTACACTAAACTGACATACTTTTCATTTTAGTAATTTTTCTTACACGGatcgtatatatatatacttatgttTTGTATCAACAGTATTGGATTCAGTTTAATTCATTATCAAAGACTGCATCCACCTTGGGGTTTGGAAATACTGGATTGGATTGAATTTGTCaacaaaatgaaagaggagaCGTACAGGTAAAGGGGGTGTGAAGGAAATGAGGTTGCTTTGGAGAACACCAATGCTAACAGACAAAATCACGTAATTGGCTTCGTAAAGGGAACCATCTTCTGTTGACACCAAGACGCCGTTTCTCGAGTGCTGCACTTCCCGAACAACCTGCCCCATTTCCGTAAATTGTGAATTCTAAATTACTTTACCAcaccaaaaatatcataaatgtaGCAGCATTTATTCAGATGTAGGTATTTCAAAATCAACACAAACAACACAGTGGCCTAGCCTAGGCACCCCTATAAAAGAGACAAAAAACCAATCCCCTTCATAAGAATCTGTACAAAGTCAAACTACACTGATTATTTTGAATCAAGTTTTCTATAGCAAGCAGGGGCGGAGCTACCCCTTTCGGACGAACCCAATAATTTTTGTGCAAATTCTATATTTGTTTTGTGAAATTAAtagaatatgtataaattattatttcagaacccaataacttaaaagaACTGTCCTAGTTCCGCGGGCAAAGGAGGTAAACTGGTGAAGGATCGTAGCCTCTTTGCTGTATTTAGTGGATCTTTGGACCCGCATTTGATTGCATTATATAAAAGTGGCTTTAGCCTCTAAATTTTGTTAATTTCAAGAAAAATTAACATGGTAAGTAATGTGTTGAATAGGAAAGTTCTCTCTTTTATGGTACCCATTATAATGATTAGGAACAAGTCTTTATCATTTTAGCTCTATCatcgtatcaaatcaatccacaGAAAAgagaaaacttcaatttgtataaaTCGAAAATCACTTTCTTAGgttctttcattttccttttacttGGCTTTTCCCTACCTtttagtttcctttttcattttctgtTTTATATCTAGTCAAGGAAAATCTTCCAATACCAAACTGCCTCGAGTTACTTTTAAGAGGTGATGAATCTTTAAATTATTACAACTTGCTTTTTACTTTAAATAGGAGGTAAAGCACATTTTAGGAAGATTTTTCAATTAAAAAGATAATAATAGTAGTATAAATAGTCCTTGGAATTGGAAAACGTCCTTTTCTGCAGACTCTTGGTGGGTCAATCAATCTTAACAGAAcaaattaaataaagataaattacTCCATGCATAAAAAACAAATCTTTAAACCTTATCAGTATCATTTTCTGTTCATCAACTTTGCCTACTATTTCTACAGTAGTTGTAAATTGGCCCATCACGAAACAAAAAACGTATATATAGTAAATATTTATATGTCATCTACCAATATCagagaaatataaattttaccgtGTTGAGCTTGAGACGGCTGTCCGTAATTTTACCCTCAGAGGTAAAAAGGAAGTTTTCTGCCATTTTATAAAGCAAATGCTCATACCCTCTTTCGTCAGCAACTAGAAATTCTCTTTCTCCAAAATCCACATATGTTGATATTGGCTCGACCTctgtaaaattcaaaacaataatTTCACATTTTTCAATCCcagaattcttgaaaaagaaaaatcacttt is drawn from Nicotiana tabacum cultivar K326 chromosome 22, ASM71507v2, whole genome shotgun sequence and contains these coding sequences:
- the LOC107788771 gene encoding putative glycosyltransferase STELLO1, encoding MMVNQDHSSPKPSKPHFLKHKAAHYSETKNLDFSTWVSENSVKLTVISLLTLSVAALFYFRTSSVPSSLLCFQNSHQSQIKKPELPKLDLDSVKPILDKSSPFSSFRSEQWIVVSVSNYPSSSLQSLVRLKGWQVLAIGNSRTPKDWSLKGAIFFSLEQQASLGFRVVDFLPYDSYVRKSVGYLFAIQHGAKRIFDADDRGEVIGGDLGKHFDLELDGATAKKQRILQYSLEIENKTVVNPYIHFGQRSVWPRGLPLESVGFVNHEEFYTEVSGGRQYIQHGISNGLPDVDSVFYSTRKTGSEAFDIIFDEHAPKVALPQGLMVPINSFNTLFHYNAFWSLMLPVSVSTMASDVLRGYWAQRLLWEIGSFVVMYPPTLHRDDNIEAYPFSDEKDLHVNVGRLIRFLVSWKSEKQRLFEKILELSHSMALEGFWSENDVKLTAAWLQDLAAVGYQQPRLMAVQLDLQKAAVKHGDKKEFVPRKLPSVHLGAEESGTVNYEIGNLIRWRKNFGNVVLIMFVTGPVQQTALEWRLLYGRIFKTVVILSTQADADLAVERGQLDQAYKYLPRIFERFNSTEGFLFLQDNTILNYWNLLQADKSKLWIANKVPTSRNMINGKDSSWFVKQADMVKKVVSTMPVHLQVNYKENGPTDQSIALCGSEVFYVPQRFIQDFIDLVDLVGDLDIHHKIAVPMFFMAMDLPQNFDTLLNKMVYKTGASSTNLLNLYSAQVPAVHPLVVSSESDFIKLIRLMAAGDPLLMELV
- the LOC107788770 gene encoding polyamine oxidase 1 isoform X1 produces the protein MATPRRCSVVIVGAGISGLTAAKVLSENGMDDVMILEASDQIGGRIRKEEFSGVTVELGAGWIAGVGGKQSNPVWELALQSNLRTCFSDYSNARYNIYDHSGKIFPSGIAADSYKKAVDSAIQKLRSQEGNNNHESSPETPSTPKTPIELAIDFILHDFEMAEVEPISTYVDFGEREFLVADERGYEHLLYKMAENFLFTSEGKITDSRLKLNTVVREVQHSRNGVLVSTEDGSLYEANYVILSVSIGVLQSNLISFTPPLPRWKMEAIRNLDVMVYTKIFLKFPYKFWPCEPEKEFFIYAHERRGYYTFWQHMENAYPGSNILVVTLTNGESKRVESQSDQETLREAMEVLRNMFGPDIPDATDILVPRWWNNRFQRGSYSNYPIYVNHQLVHDIKEPVGRIFFTGEHTSEKFSGYVHGGYLSGIDTTNALLEEMRKDDGRKNESQAFLLEPLLALTGSLTLTQAETVSSLHKCDIPRQLFLSNSKLGLPEAIL
- the LOC107788770 gene encoding polyamine oxidase 1 isoform X2 — its product is MATPRRCSVVIVGAGISGLTAAKVLSENGMDDVMILEASDQIGGRIRKEEFSGVTVELGAGWIAGVGGKQSNPVWELALQSNLRTCFSDYSNARYNIYDHSGKIFPSGIAADSYKKAVDSAIQKLRSQEGNNNHESSPETPSTPKTPIELAIDFILHDFEMAEVEPISTYVDFGEREFLVADERGYEHLLYKMAENFLFTSEGKITDSRLKLNTRWKMEAIRNLDVMVYTKIFLKFPYKFWPCEPEKEFFIYAHERRGYYTFWQHMENAYPGSNILVVTLTNGESKRVESQSDQETLREAMEVLRNMFGPDIPDATDILVPRWWNNRFQRGSYSNYPIYVNHQLVHDIKEPVGRIFFTGEHTSEKFSGYVHGGYLSGIDTTNALLEEMRKDDGRKNESQAFLLEPLLALTGSLTLTQAETVSSLHKCDIPRQLFLSNSKLGLPEAIL